The following are encoded in a window of Euwallacea fornicatus isolate EFF26 chromosome 21, ASM4011564v1, whole genome shotgun sequence genomic DNA:
- the LOC136345983 gene encoding H2.0-like homeobox protein, with product METQASGMKERETTKLKFGIERLLANDPSDKINEEMQTVQRRVTTTITKPLPQVAVPCSDCVSSLFRCCRVRSTGECQSDVLPGISGFLGSHTYDIPGGSSVYTIQPIKPFATRPTAVRLTMSNSSPSPPSNIPCVGNNNKRKRSWSRAVFSNLQRKGLERRFQLQKYITKPDRRQLAATLGLTDAQVKVWFQNRRMKWRHSKEVPKTSESAIDSTQEESHIDVDTLGEDDECLDK from the exons ATGGAAACTCAAGCTTCAGGCATGAAAGAACGAGAAACGACTAAGTTAAAATTTGGTATAGAGAGGCTTCTAGCAAATGACCCATCGGATAAGATAAATGAGGAAATGCAGACTGTACAGCGAAGAGTTACAACCACAATAACCAAACCACTACCTCAGGTAGCAGTACCCTGTTCCGATTGTGTATCGTCGTTGTTTAGATGTTGTAG AGTACGTTCCACGGGGGAGTGCCAATCAGATGTACTTCCTGGTATATCAGGATTTTTAGGGAGTCATACATATGATATTCCCGGTGGCAGCTCTGTTTATACCATCCAGCCAATTAAACCATTTGCAACTCGACCAA cgGCTGTTAGATTAACCATGTCCAACAGTTCACCATCTCCCCCCTCAAATATTCCCTGTGTAGGGAACAATAATAAAAGGAAACGGTCTTGGTCCAGGGCGGTTTTCAGCAATCTCCAAAGAAAAGGTCTGGAAAGGCGATTTCAACTGCAAAAGTACATCACAAAACCCGACAGAAGACAGTTGGCCGCTACTTTAG GTCTTACCGATGCTCAAGTAAAGGTGTGGTTCCAAAATAGGAGAATGAAATGGAGACATTCGAAAGAAGTCCCAAAGACTAGTGAAAGTGCTATTGATTCTACTCAAGAAGAATCGCATATAGACGTTGATACTTTAGGTGAAGACGATGAGTGTTtagacaaataa
- the LOC136345979 gene encoding potassium voltage-gated channel subfamily KQT member 1-like, giving the protein MALEEQEVLLNSVPISTSSTATPLLLENPPKWGEAGRYATKQHRKIAGRATFQGQVYNFLERPDNWRCFLYHIVVFILVLVCLIFSVLSTIDSYSNFANETLFWMEIYLVLFFGTEYLVRLWSAGCRSKYMGVWGRLRFIRKPICIIDLIVVIASIVVLTLGSNGQVFATSAIRGIRFLQILRMLHVDRQGGTWRLLGSVVYIHRQELITTLYIGFLGLIFSSYFVYLAEKDYTTEGDGKNTGAFSNYADALWWGVITVTTIGYGDTVPRTWMGKIVASGFSVFAISFFALPAGILGSGFALKVQQKQRQKHFNRQIPAAAMMIQCLWRCCASEKSFNSVATWQVYLKDNNPQVFKKASVLKRMRSKTKMEPLATSLSNFSVHTPIKEVPSGVGSELMQQCVCDTDVASNKEDPSPGPSFRRSERENVRGMFVSQNSTVTETASDEIDDETELPRVTQLTEAHKNAIRAIRKIKYFVARRKFQQARKPYDVRDVIEQYSQGHLNMMWRIKELQRKLDQTLGKPGIFSYGMDKVGHKKPMTIGARLYQLEHHLGELDKKMDTLTDILTKLEKRQREPV; this is encoded by the exons ATGGCTTTAGAAGAACAGGAAGTGTTGTTAAATTCAG TTCCTATATCTACATCCTCAACGGCAACTCCTCTTCTACTGGAAAATCCTCCCAAATGGGGTGAAGCGGGACGCTACGCCACCAAGCAGCACAGGAAGATCGCCGGTAGAGCCACGTTCCAAGGACAAGTGTACAATTTTTTGGAAAGACCCGACAATTGGCGATGTTTTTTGTATCATATTGTCGT ATTTATTTTGGTCCTAGTTTGCTTAATATTTAGTGTTCTCTCGACAATCGATTCGTATTCGAATTTCGCCAACGAAACGCTTTTCTGGATG GAAATATACCTAGTTCTATTCTTCGGAACGGAATACCTAGTACGCCTTTGGTCAGCTGGTTGCCGTTCGAAGTATATGGGTGTATGGGGCCGCCTTCGATTTATAAGAAAACCGATTTGTATTATTG ATCTGATCGTCGTTATTGCTTCCATTGTTGTACTAACGTTAGGGTCTAATGGACAAGTGTTTGCGACTTCCGCGATCCGCGGTATAcgctttttgcaaattttgcgAATGTTACACGTGGACAGACAGGGTGGCACGTGGCGTTTGCTCGGATCCGTCGTGTACATTCATCGTCAG GAATTAATTACTACGCTTTACATCGGCTTCCTGGGACTAATATTTAGCAGCTACTTTGTGTATCTCGCTGAAAAAGACTACACAACAGAAGGAGATGGAAAAAATACTGGAGCCTTTTCTAACTACGCCGATGCCTTGTGGTGGGGGGTAATAACTGTTACCACCATTGGATACGGTGACACAGTTCCTAGAACTTGGATGGGAAAAATCGTGGCATCTGGATTTAGTGTCTTCGCCATTTCATTTTTCGCACTTCCTGCC GGCATTTTGGGCTCGGGATTTGCGTTAAAAGTTCAACAGAAGCAACGTCAGAAACACTTCAACCGTCAAATTCCCGCGGCAGCGATGATGATTCAGTGCCTGTGGCGCTGCTGTGCCTCAGAGAAGAGTTTCAATTCTGTGGCAACATGGCAGGTTTACTTAAAGGACAACAACCCTCAA GTGTTTAAAAAAGCGTCCGTACTAAAACGTATGAGGTCGAAAACCAAAATGGAACCGTTAGCAACGTCTCTTAGCAATTTCTCAGTGCACACTCCAATCAAAGAGGTGCCAAGTGGTGTTGGCAGTGAGTTGATGCAGCAATGCGTATGTGACACTGATGTTGCGTCGAATAAAGAAGACCCGTCACCGG GTCCCTCATTTAGAAGGAGCGAAAGAGAAAACGTTAGGGGAATGTTCGTTAGTCAAAACAGTACTGTCACCGAAACGGCATCAGACGAAATTGACGATGAAACGGAACTTCCGAGAGTTACACA ATTAACGGAAGCTCATAAAAACGCAATAAGGGcaatacgaaaaataaaatatttcgtgGCCAGACGAAAGTTTCAGCAAGCGCGAAAACCATACGACGTCAGAGACGTTATCGAACAGTACAGTCAGGGACATTTGAACATGATGTGGCGCATTAAA gaattgCAAAGAAAATTGGATCAAACCCTTGGTAAACCTggcattttttcttatgggatGGATAAAGTTGGACACAAGAAACCCATGACAATAGGCGCTCGGCTTTATCAACTTGAACACCAT TTGGGTGAACTAGACAAGAAAATGGACACACTTACGGATATTTTGACTAAATTAGAGAAAAGACAACGGGAACCAGTTTAA